The following coding sequences lie in one Halorarum halophilum genomic window:
- a CDS encoding winged helix-turn-helix domain-containing protein, with amino-acid sequence MSRGVDGTSDDTTDHDADGGGLDDGVSDGERGSAPDDAFAALGNATRLRVLRTLASADEPPTFTELFEATDEDTSAGFAYHLRQLVDRYVRKDPETEGYHLTYAGRQAARALAAGTYTERVNRDPEPVDGDCPVCGEAGLEGRVADNFLAVGCVDCGTELLSLPFPPNGARDRDADGALAAFDAYHRSRFRLLADGVCPDCAGRAGAGIEFVDAPDLPGEDRRPTLDGSCADCDFRVLAPVSLAVLDHPEVVAFFREHDRSVRDRPLWNLGPEWAETVLSTDPPAVRVSVRLDGDELRLLVGEGPTVVDVEGFERSPDDGDPSRSADGTDEGDEADGASEEDGKEAGMQPGNDAEDYDATAAGSS; translated from the coding sequence GTGAGTCGCGGGGTCGACGGAACCTCCGACGATACCACCGACCACGATGCCGACGGGGGTGGCCTCGACGACGGGGTTTCAGACGGCGAGCGCGGGTCGGCCCCCGACGACGCCTTCGCGGCGCTCGGGAACGCCACCCGGCTCCGCGTGCTCCGGACCCTCGCGAGCGCCGACGAACCGCCGACGTTCACGGAGCTGTTCGAGGCGACCGACGAGGACACCTCGGCCGGCTTCGCGTACCACCTCCGACAGCTCGTCGACCGTTACGTCCGGAAGGACCCCGAGACGGAGGGATACCACCTCACCTACGCCGGCAGGCAGGCCGCCCGCGCGCTCGCCGCGGGCACGTACACGGAGCGGGTGAACCGGGACCCGGAACCCGTCGACGGCGACTGCCCGGTCTGCGGGGAGGCCGGGCTGGAGGGGCGGGTCGCGGACAACTTCCTCGCCGTCGGGTGCGTCGACTGCGGGACGGAACTCCTCTCACTTCCGTTCCCGCCGAACGGCGCGCGCGATCGCGACGCGGACGGGGCGCTCGCGGCGTTCGACGCCTACCACCGGAGCCGGTTCCGCCTGCTCGCCGACGGCGTCTGTCCGGACTGCGCCGGCCGAGCGGGGGCGGGAATCGAGTTCGTCGACGCCCCCGACCTGCCGGGGGAGGACCGCCGGCCGACGCTCGACGGTTCGTGTGCCGACTGCGACTTCCGGGTTCTGGCGCCCGTCTCGCTCGCGGTCCTCGACCACCCGGAGGTCGTGGCGTTCTTCCGGGAACATGACCGGTCCGTCCGCGACCGACCGCTGTGGAACCTCGGTCCGGAGTGGGCCGAGACGGTGCTCTCGACCGACCCGCCGGCCGTGCGGGTGTCGGTCCGACTCGACGGGGACGAACTCCGCCTCCTGGTCGGCGAGGGGCCGACCGTCGTCGACGTGGAGGGGTTCGAACGCTCCCCAGACGACGGGGACCCGTCGCGGTCGGCGGACGGGACGGACGAGGGCGACGAGGCGGACGGGGCCAGCGAGGAGGACGGGAAAGAGGCGGGAATGCAGCCCGGGAACGACGCGGAGGATTACGACGCGACGGCGGCCGGGTCGTCGTAG
- a CDS encoding Ntn hydrolase family protein codes for MVQETEFGTTIVGLVADGRVVLASDRRASVSGMVSSKRADKVFPVGDRAALAFTGAVGDAQALVPKLETEVRLYETRRNERMSIPALATFTANTMRENPLRVQHVLGGVDADGPHLYTFDAAGGVLDQPYAADGSGGPTAYGVLESEYDDGLSVAEARSVAARAVAAASERDLASGDGLNVAVVDGERVDLDRYDDPAAVAS; via the coding sequence ATGGTTCAGGAGACCGAGTTCGGAACGACCATCGTGGGCCTCGTCGCTGACGGGCGCGTCGTCCTCGCGTCGGACCGTCGCGCGAGCGTGAGTGGAATGGTGTCGAGCAAGCGGGCGGACAAGGTGTTCCCCGTCGGCGACCGGGCGGCGCTGGCGTTCACGGGCGCCGTCGGCGACGCGCAGGCGCTGGTGCCGAAACTCGAGACGGAGGTGCGACTGTACGAGACGCGCCGCAACGAGCGGATGTCGATCCCCGCGCTGGCGACGTTCACGGCGAACACGATGCGCGAGAACCCCCTGCGCGTCCAGCACGTCCTCGGCGGCGTCGACGCCGACGGGCCGCACCTGTACACGTTCGACGCCGCCGGTGGAGTGCTCGACCAGCCGTACGCCGCCGATGGGTCGGGCGGACCGACGGCGTACGGGGTACTGGAGAGCGAGTACGACGACGGTCTGTCGGTCGCGGAGGCGCGCTCGGTGGCCGCTCGGGCCGTCGCCGCCGCCTCCGAGCGCGACCTCGCCTCCGGCGACGGCCTGAACGTCGCGGTCGTCGACGGCGAGCGCGTCGACCTCGACCGCTACGACGACCCGGCCGCCGTCGCGTCGTAA